The DNA region CCGAAGCCGGCGATGATCCCCCTCTCCGCCTCCCTGGCGCCGCCCTCGTCGAAGAGGCGGCGCAGTGCGTCCAGGACGACAGCGCTCGCGATGTTCCCGAACTCCGTCAGCGTCGTCCTGCTGTGCCGGAACGCGTGCGGCTTGACATCGAGGAACCGGCACAGGTCGTCGAGGATCCGCGGGCCGCCGGCGTGGATGATGTAGAAGCCCAGGTTGGAGGCGTCCCAGCCGTGGTCGGCGACCAGATCCCGCAGCACCGGGGCCAGTGGCTCCATGGTGGTCGGGACCCTCTTGTCGAGCTGGAAGTGGAACCCCGTCTCCTTCACCGCGTACGAGATCCAGTCCTCGGTGTGCGGTATGAGGTACGAGCCGTTCCGCTCCAGACTCATCCCGGTGCCGCCGTGACCGCGGACGACTGCGGCGGCGACGGCGTCGCCGAACAGGCCGTCGGACAGCAGCGATCCGATGTCGTGGTCGGTGGGCTGATAGCACATGGAGCAGAACTCACAGGAGACGATCAGCGCGTTGCTCCCCGCATGAGCGGAGCAGAAGTCGTGGGCCCGGTTGATCGCGGCCCCGCCCGCGGCGCAGCCGAGTTGGGCGATGGGTATCTGCCTGGTGTCGTGGCGGAAGCCCATGGTGTTGATCAGCCAGGCGGACAGCGACGGCATCATGAAGCCGGTGCACGAGACGAAGAT from Streptomyces marispadix includes:
- a CDS encoding type III polyketide synthase — translated: MPVLCKPVVAVPENIVTLDDTLDLAKRLHADHPKLKLALRLIRNTGVLKRHTILPIEETLKHPGLEQRNLTYERHAKMRVPPVVEQALKNAQLRPSDIDVIIFVSCTGFMMPSLSAWLINTMGFRHDTRQIPIAQLGCAAGGAAINRAHDFCSAHAGSNALIVSCEFCSMCYQPTDHDIGSLLSDGLFGDAVAAAVVRGHGGTGMSLERNGSYLIPHTEDWISYAVKETGFHFQLDKRVPTTMEPLAPVLRDLVADHGWDASNLGFYIIHAGGPRILDDLCRFLDVKPHAFRHSRTTLTEFGNIASAVVLDALRRLFDEGGAREAERGIIAGFGPGITAEMAVGTWAEGAAGGTEAPTAKATFLGS